A region from the Triticum urartu cultivar G1812 chromosome 1, Tu2.1, whole genome shotgun sequence genome encodes:
- the LOC125532596 gene encoding uncharacterized protein LOC125532596, with translation MASVEELEDEEEEEVEGLEPLLYDRAKWVAWAVEEKEWSRREEEEKTRKREESRRRSEAHDKVMDSIIEHDPKVGRDVYTRFFLRDFSVFNIDEESSVPPMRYTDSIYQDEFGLEDSANILSVSIVSSDLGFPVNVYGRVIARDSIDYKCIYLFHRNRDDCQHLNKDGMLILTGPYRGLVLVDFIYLEIDLKIREEGVPDRPFSKGLISIDGRVLSREKDVMVRSETLESWLSTTEVRFTTVLDAVECTFEIKLIEGLFKGNITVGIVDKARKLDNEQTIVIHDSTADGVVTSDESGVIKLRRSVITICLERNVMFCINNEAAGVCPERTFDFTPRRTGVDEEKITCGAGEFGFRIVWSLMDFRL, from the exons ATGGCATCTGTAGAGGAGTtggaggatgaggaggaggaggaggtggagggctTAGAGCCTTTATTGTATGACCGGGCAAAGTGGGTGGCCTGGGCGGTGGAGGAGAAGGAGTGGTCCCGGCGGGAGGAAGAGGAGAAGACTCGGAAGCGGGAGGAGAGCCGGCGGAGAAGCGAGGCACACGACAAGGTCATGGACTCCATCATCGAGCACGATCCCAAGGTGGGGCGCGACGTCTACACCCGGTTTTTCCTCAGGGACTTCTCCGTCTTCAACATCGACGAGGAGT CGTCTGTCCCTCCAATGCGATACACCGATAGTATCTACCAAGATGAATTTGGGCTAGAAGACTCTGCAAACATCCTCTCTGTCAGCATAGTCTCCTCAGATTTAGGCTTCCCAGTCAATGTCTATGGCCGTGTCATTGCCAGAGACAGCATTGACTACAAGTGCATTTATCTCTTTCACCGCAATAGAGATGATTGCCAGCATCTCAACAAG GATGGAATGCTGATTTTAACTGGCCCATATCGAGGTCTAGTGCTGGTTGATTTCATCTATCTAGAGATAGATCTTAAAATAAGGGAAGAAGGAGTTCCAGACAGGCCATTTAGCAAGGGTCTAATAAGCATTGATGGCCGAGTACTTTCTAGAGAGAAAGATGTCATGGTTAGAAGTGAAACCCTTGAGAGCTGGCTCAGCACTACGGAAGTGAGATTCACAACTGTCCTGGATGCAGTCGAGTGCACCTTTGAAATCAAGCTCATTGAGGGGCTTTTTAAAGGAAATATAACAGTTGGCATCGTGGATAAAGCTCGCAAGCTGGACAATGAACAAACGATTGTGATTCATGATAGCACAGCAGATGGCGTGGTTACAAGTGATGAAAGTGGAGTTATCAAACTCCGGCGAAGTGTCATTACTATCTGTCTGGAAAGAAATGTAATGTTTTGCATAAATAATGAGGCTGCTGGTGTTTGTCCTGAACGAACCTTTGATTTCACTCCACGCCGCACTGGTGTAGATGAAGAGAAAATTACGTGTGGTGCTGGGGAGTTCGGATTCAGGATTGTCTGGTCCTTGATGGACTTTAGGCTGTAA